Genomic window (Thermostichus vulcanus str. 'Rupite'):
TTCTCAATTTCTGGATGACCTATCTAGTCTGGAAGGCAGCCTTCATCTTTTTGGCCTAAAAACTTGAACAGCTTTGCCAAAATGACCCTACCGGAGCAATCTCAACGCAGAGGAAACCCGCTATGCTCACAACTCCCACTCGCCAACATCTCCCCGAACAGAGAGTGATCTTCCATCACCTCACCTGGGATCGCTACCAGCAGATCCTACAAGCCTTGAGCGAACACCGATCCTCTCGTTTGATCTTTGACCGAGGCACTCTGGAGATCACCATGCCCCTCGAAGAGCATGAATTCTTGGTCAGGATGATTGATCTCTTGGTGCGCATCCTGGCAACTACATGGATTGGGCGAATCAAGACCATGGGATCCACGACCTTGGACTATCCCAACCTGGATCGTGGAGCAGAACCTGACAATGCCTACTACTTACAAAACCAACCCAAGGTGAAAGGCCGCACTGTCGATCTTACCCAGGATCCTCCTCCTGATCTGGTGGTGGAAGTTGACATTACTCACAGTGATATCAATAAGCTGGCACTCTACGCTGCCATGGGGATCCCTGAATTCTGGCAATTCAACGGTGAGGAGTTGCAGATCTATCAACTCACCTCACAAGGCTATCAGGAGGTAGAGATCAGCCCTAGCTTCCCTGGCTTTCCCAAGAGCAAACTCTACCAATTCTTGACTGAGGCAAGGGAGGATGAAATCCAAGCTGAACGCACCCTACGCAACTGGATCCTGGAGAACAAGACATGATTGCCCACCCTTACCCAAAAATCTCTCCTCACGAATATCTTGCTCAAGAGCGGCAAGCTGAGATCAAGAGCGAATACATTGATGGTGATGTCGTGGCCATGACCGGGGCTAGCCGTCAACACAACCTGATCTCTCTCAATATTGCTGCCAGTCTCCATAGTCAGCTCCGCTCCAGACCCTGTGAGATCTATATGGGGGATATGCGGGTGGCCGTGGATGAAGCAGAGTTCTACACCTACCCTGATATTGTCGTGGTCTGTGAGGATCCCCAATTCCTCGACGGTGAGCTGGATACCCTACTGAATCCCACCCTGCTGATAGAGGTGTTGTCGCCTTCTACTGCATCTTATGACCGAGGAGAGAAATTCAGCCGCTACCGCCAACTTTCGTCTTTGCAAGAGTATCTGGTTGTGGCTCAATCAACTCCAGCAATCGAGCATTACCGCAAACAAAGTCGGCGAGAGTGGATCTTGGTAGACATCACCGATCCTGAAGCCCTGATTGAGCTGCCCTCCATCCAGTGCCAACTGGCTA
Coding sequences:
- a CDS encoding Uma2 family endonuclease, translating into MIAHPYPKISPHEYLAQERQAEIKSEYIDGDVVAMTGASRQHNLISLNIAASLHSQLRSRPCEIYMGDMRVAVDEAEFYTYPDIVVVCEDPQFLDGELDTLLNPTLLIEVLSPSTASYDRGEKFSRYRQLSSLQEYLVVAQSTPAIEHYRKQSRREWILVDITDPEALIELPSIQCQLAMKDIYEKVNFDSE
- a CDS encoding Uma2 family endonuclease — protein: MLTTPTRQHLPEQRVIFHHLTWDRYQQILQALSEHRSSRLIFDRGTLEITMPLEEHEFLVRMIDLLVRILATTWIGRIKTMGSTTLDYPNLDRGAEPDNAYYLQNQPKVKGRTVDLTQDPPPDLVVEVDITHSDINKLALYAAMGIPEFWQFNGEELQIYQLTSQGYQEVEISPSFPGFPKSKLYQFLTEAREDEIQAERTLRNWILENKT